The sequence below is a genomic window from Candidatus Thermoplasmatota archaeon.
GTATGACCCATGCAAAAAATCCCGGGGCAACATTATTCCCAAAAAAAACTTTAACAGATTCATTTTGCATTTTGTATGGAACAGTGGCTTGCATGGCATAAATATATTCCTTTGGCTCCGGAAAATTAAACCATTTTGCCACATCACTTCTCGCTCCGTCCGCCCCTACCAGATATTTGCATTTCACCTCTTCTTTTCCCTTCACAATGATTTCCCCATTTTTTATATATGCATCTGAGGCTTTCCATCTGCACCTGTATTCTGCCCCCTCGGCGATAGCCATCTCCGCCATTTCCTTATCGAATTTCTCCCTATCGATAACCAAGGCGTGAATTTTATTTCCGCCTATCCTTATTTCCTTTTTGCCCGGCGAATAAACGTCCGCTCCCTTTATTTTGTTTACAACAACGCCATCGCTTGTGCCAGCCATTTTTACCACCCTCTCAGTAACAAGACCCGCACAGCTTACAAGCTTACCAATTTCAGCATGCTCTTCCAGAACGGCAACGCTATAGCCTTCCTTTGCCAGCGCACGGGCCGTCATGCTTCCTGCCGGGCCTCCGCCGATTATGGCTACGTCATATCGCATCAAGTTTAAGTATTCAATCCTTATTTATATGTTAAGTTGTAAAAGCGCAGAAGTGATGAAAAATGATGATCGAATGGTGGTTGATTCCGCTGGCAATTGCTGCCGTTAAGAAAAAGGATTTATTTTCGCTGCTTTCGAGATTTGTGGCGGATAAAGACGGGAACAGGATAGGAGAGAGCATCTCAGTATACAAGGATCTTCTAATAATAAAAAAGGACGGAGATTACTATGCCATCCCCCTGAAACATGTGGAAACAAAAGGCAAGGAAATTCATGTCAAGGGTGTGGTGCAGTGGGAAAAAGCAAA
It includes:
- a CDS encoding NAD(P)/FAD-dependent oxidoreductase, with the translated sequence MRYDVAIIGGGPAGSMTARALAKEGYSVAVLEEHAEIGKLVSCAGLVTERVVKMAGTSDGVVVNKIKGADVYSPGKKEIRIGGNKIHALVIDREKFDKEMAEMAIAEGAEYRCRWKASDAYIKNGEIIVKGKEEVKCKYLVGADGARSDVAKWFNFPEPKEYIYAMQATVPYKMQNESVKVFFGNNVAPGFFAWVIPEEKKARIGLGVRKGYKLKKYFFKFLEMVEIGKTREGEINAGIIPVGLRNTFSSENVSLVGDAAAQVKATSGGGLYPGLLAAKILEKAIQKFLEGNGTYQYEREYMKDFGKELKKSMAMRKFFLRADDKKIDAIFDSLNDDVIRTINEYGDIDYPSIAAKELIKRHPKLLKFLFLPF
- a CDS encoding DUF5749 family beta-barrel protein; this translates as MMIEWWLIPLAIAAVKKKDLFSLLSRFVADKDGNRIGESISVYKDLLIIKKDGDYYAIPLKHVETKGKEIHVKGVVQWEKAKEMAEEWKNNV